A section of the Neorhizobium galegae bv. orientalis str. HAMBI 540 genome encodes:
- a CDS encoding NlpC/P60 family protein — MSGQSERIVALAEGWIGTPYRHQGATKGVGCDCIGLIRGIWRELYGEEPGTVPAYAPDWAERSGEDRLMDAALRLFGPAVPLTEAEPGDVLLFRWRPDCAAKHAGVLAGPQHFIHAYEQSAVTRSALVPSWRRRVAGVYRFPTRT, encoded by the coding sequence ATGAGCGGGCAAAGCGAGCGGATCGTGGCACTGGCCGAGGGATGGATCGGTACGCCCTATCGCCATCAGGGCGCAACGAAGGGCGTCGGCTGCGATTGCATCGGGCTCATCCGCGGCATCTGGCGCGAGCTTTACGGCGAGGAGCCGGGGACGGTGCCCGCCTATGCTCCCGATTGGGCCGAGCGGAGCGGCGAAGACCGGTTGATGGACGCGGCGCTACGGCTTTTTGGGCCGGCGGTGCCGTTGACGGAGGCGGAGCCTGGCGACGTCCTGCTGTTTCGCTGGCGGCCGGATTGCGCGGCCAAACATGCCGGGGTGTTGGCCGGGCCGCAGCATTTCATCCATGCCTATGAGCAATCGGCCGTGACGCGTTCGGCGCTGGTGCCATCGTGGCGGCGACGGGTTGCGGGCGTGTACCGGTTTCCAACCCGAACTTGA
- a CDS encoding baseplate multidomain protein megatron, with protein sequence MATILFQAAGAALGSVFGPVGAILGRAAGALAGSMVDRALIGGGGTTISGPRLATARIPGADEGTAISRIYGAARIGGTLIWATRFEEEVTHERSGGKATSGPRVETYRYFANLAIGLCEGPIAAVRRVWADGRELDLTAIEMRVYRGDEEQLPDPLIEAKQGEGNAPAYRGLAYVVFERLPLDSFGNRIPLLQFEVLRPVGRLEEQIRAVTIVPGATEHGYATVPVTEKTGEGSGRILNRHTLAAGSDWQASLDELQALCPNLERVALVVSWFGTDLRAGHCRIVPGVEVPERREESAEWSVAGTSRGDAHLVSQDGGPAFGGTPSDASVAQAITDLRARGLKVYLYPFVMMDIPPGNGLPDPYGGTEQAAFPWRGRITCFPASADKTADARAQVQVFSAGSEGYRRMVLHYASLAAATGGVDGFILGSELRGLTQLRDETGAFPFVQQLVRLAANVRAVVGPGTKLTYGADWSEYFGYHPQDGSGEVHFHLDPLWASADIDAVGIDNYMPLGDWRDGDLVADNPDDFRLADDRQAMAAQIAAGEGFDWYYASDADRWNRLRSPISDGLAGKPWVYRYKDLLGWWSNRHHDRVGGAETVTPTAWVPGMKPIWFTELGCPAVDKGANQPNVFIDPKSAESALPYSSSGGRSDSMQRRFLEAHHGWWQGDATPAGMVDRDHVFVWTWDARPVPAFPGDLSAWSDGGNWRAGHWLNGRLGGTTLADAIAAILTEHGFEDFDVSEVSGDLTGYVQGEVTSARALLEPLLEVFQVDVAEAGGKLRFRSRLKVSLAAKEITVVADTEDEALWSENRGHDSDFAAEAVLTSYNPRLDYEQSGVRSRRARAESQRILSYDLPAVLPEETSLDAVETLLRTHRIAKRSLSFGLSPADVAVEPGDTVRLVLPDGTGPDGTFIVERIEEGAVRRIDARHHAPLAPSNYAADEGHRNGGGAVSDAFAPILHFLDLPRFASGEAASFARVAGFCRPWRRMALSSSVTTEGYRTRAALDRPARLGVLAAPLTGGIAGRFDRGRAIEIELFFGGLSSADEQAVLNGENRIAVRADSGVWEAIGFADAEEISPNRWRLSNLLRGLAGTEDAMRAGAASGNAVVVLDEAVVPLGLAADERGLALNWLAESLGKAGGRSSPHVFSGGVRAETPLSPVHVRGERQVTGDVRLTWVRRGRIEADGWDGSEIPLDEPVERYRLEFLDGGSVKRAIEVAGPVFTYPAADEVADFGGPLVSLSLRIRQMGRAVPLGVPFETVVVF encoded by the coding sequence ATGGCCACTATCCTTTTCCAGGCGGCGGGTGCGGCGCTGGGCAGTGTGTTCGGTCCGGTCGGGGCGATCCTCGGGCGGGCGGCGGGCGCGTTGGCCGGCAGCATGGTCGATCGGGCGCTGATCGGCGGCGGCGGCACGACCATCTCCGGGCCTCGTCTTGCGACCGCACGCATTCCGGGTGCGGATGAGGGTACGGCGATCAGCCGCATCTATGGCGCGGCGCGGATCGGCGGCACGCTGATCTGGGCGACGCGTTTCGAGGAGGAGGTGACGCACGAGCGCTCCGGCGGCAAGGCGACGAGCGGGCCGCGGGTGGAGACGTACCGCTATTTCGCAAACCTCGCGATCGGGCTCTGCGAGGGACCGATCGCTGCCGTGCGGCGGGTCTGGGCCGATGGACGTGAACTCGACCTGACGGCGATCGAAATGCGGGTCTATCGTGGCGACGAGGAGCAACTGCCCGATCCGTTGATCGAGGCGAAGCAGGGCGAAGGCAATGCGCCAGCCTATCGCGGGCTGGCCTACGTCGTGTTCGAACGGCTGCCGCTCGACAGTTTCGGCAATCGCATCCCGCTTCTGCAGTTCGAGGTGCTGCGGCCGGTGGGCAGGCTCGAAGAGCAGATCCGCGCCGTGACGATCGTTCCGGGCGCAACGGAGCACGGTTATGCGACTGTGCCGGTGACGGAGAAGACCGGCGAGGGCAGCGGGCGCATTCTCAATCGCCATACGCTGGCGGCCGGCTCCGATTGGCAGGCGTCGCTCGACGAGTTGCAGGCGCTCTGCCCGAACCTCGAACGGGTGGCGCTGGTGGTCTCCTGGTTCGGAACGGACCTCAGGGCAGGGCATTGCCGGATCGTGCCGGGCGTCGAGGTGCCCGAGCGACGGGAGGAAAGCGCAGAGTGGTCCGTCGCCGGCACGTCGCGCGGCGATGCGCATCTGGTGAGCCAGGACGGCGGACCGGCTTTCGGCGGGACGCCGAGCGACGCGAGCGTGGCGCAGGCAATCACCGATCTCAGGGCACGTGGACTGAAGGTCTATCTCTATCCGTTCGTGATGATGGATATTCCGCCGGGCAATGGCCTGCCGGACCCTTATGGCGGGACGGAACAAGCGGCCTTTCCCTGGCGGGGGCGGATCACCTGTTTCCCGGCGTCGGCGGATAAGACCGCGGATGCGCGGGCGCAAGTACAGGTTTTCAGCGCCGGTTCCGAGGGATACCGGCGCATGGTGCTACATTATGCCAGCCTGGCGGCAGCCACGGGCGGGGTCGATGGCTTCATCCTCGGCTCGGAGCTGCGCGGGTTGACGCAATTGCGCGACGAGACGGGGGCCTTTCCTTTCGTGCAGCAACTGGTCAGGCTCGCGGCTAATGTGCGGGCGGTCGTCGGGCCGGGGACGAAACTCACCTACGGCGCAGACTGGAGCGAATATTTCGGCTATCACCCGCAGGACGGTTCGGGTGAGGTGCATTTCCATCTCGATCCGCTCTGGGCGTCGGCGGATATCGATGCGGTCGGCATCGACAACTACATGCCGCTCGGCGATTGGCGCGACGGGGATCTTGTCGCGGACAATCCGGATGATTTTCGTCTTGCGGATGACCGCCAAGCGATGGCTGCGCAGATCGCCGCCGGCGAGGGTTTCGACTGGTATTATGCGAGCGATGCAGACCGGTGGAACCGGCTGCGATCGCCAATTTCGGATGGGCTGGCGGGCAAGCCGTGGGTCTATCGTTACAAGGACCTCTTGGGCTGGTGGTCCAACCGGCATCATGACCGCGTGGGCGGTGCCGAGACCGTAACACCCACGGCCTGGGTGCCCGGCATGAAGCCGATCTGGTTTACCGAACTCGGGTGCCCGGCGGTCGATAAGGGCGCCAATCAGCCGAACGTCTTCATCGATCCGAAATCGGCCGAAAGCGCGCTGCCGTATTCTTCGAGTGGCGGACGGTCCGACAGCATGCAGCGACGGTTCCTGGAAGCGCATCATGGCTGGTGGCAGGGTGACGCGACGCCGGCCGGCATGGTCGACCGGGACCACGTGTTTGTCTGGACCTGGGATGCCCGGCCTGTTCCGGCCTTTCCCGGCGATCTTTCTGCCTGGAGCGATGGCGGTAACTGGCGCGCCGGCCATTGGCTCAATGGCCGGCTCGGCGGAACTACGCTTGCCGATGCCATCGCCGCGATCCTGACCGAGCATGGTTTTGAAGATTTCGACGTTTCTGAAGTGAGCGGCGACCTGACCGGCTATGTGCAGGGCGAAGTGACCTCGGCACGGGCTCTTCTGGAACCGCTGCTCGAGGTGTTTCAGGTGGATGTGGCGGAAGCTGGCGGCAAGCTGCGTTTCCGGTCGCGGCTGAAGGTCAGCCTGGCGGCAAAGGAGATTACCGTCGTCGCCGATACCGAGGATGAGGCCCTCTGGTCTGAAAACCGCGGGCACGACAGCGATTTTGCGGCGGAGGCGGTGCTGACCTCCTACAATCCACGACTGGATTACGAACAGTCGGGCGTGCGCTCACGGCGGGCACGGGCGGAAAGCCAGCGAATCCTGAGCTACGATCTGCCCGCCGTGCTGCCGGAGGAGACGTCGCTCGATGCCGTCGAGACGCTGCTGCGTACCCACAGGATTGCGAAACGGTCGCTGAGTTTCGGGCTCTCGCCAGCCGATGTCGCGGTCGAGCCCGGGGATACGGTGCGGCTGGTTTTGCCGGATGGCACCGGGCCGGACGGGACCTTTATCGTCGAACGGATCGAGGAGGGGGCGGTGCGGCGGATCGACGCACGGCACCACGCGCCGCTCGCGCCATCGAATTACGCCGCTGACGAGGGGCACAGGAATGGCGGCGGCGCGGTCTCCGACGCATTTGCGCCGATCCTGCATTTTCTCGATCTGCCACGATTCGCGTCCGGCGAGGCGGCGAGCTTTGCCCGGGTCGCAGGTTTCTGCCGGCCATGGCGGCGGATGGCACTATCCTCCTCCGTGACGACGGAAGGATATCGCACGCGGGCCGCGCTCGACCGGCCGGCGAGGTTGGGCGTTCTGGCGGCGCCGCTGACGGGCGGCATTGCCGGGCGCTTCGATCGGGGGAGGGCAATCGAGATCGAACTGTTTTTCGGCGGGCTGTCGTCGGCGGACGAGCAGGCCGTACTGAACGGCGAAAACCGGATCGCGGTGAGGGCGGATAGCGGCGTCTGGGAGGCGATCGGCTTTGCCGATGCCGAGGAGATCAGCCCTAACCGATGGCGTCTGTCGAACCTGTTGCGCGGGCTGGCGGGGACCGAGGACGCCATGCGGGCCGGCGCGGCTTCAGGGAACGCCGTCGTCGTGCTCGACGAGGCGGTGGTGCCGCTGGGGCTTGCGGCGGACGAACGCGGCCTTGCCCTGAATTGGCTCGCGGAAAGCTTAGGGAAGGCGGGCGGGCGATCCAGCCCACATGTGTTTTCGGGCGGCGTGCGTGCCGAGACGCCGTTATCGCCGGTGCATGTCCGCGGCGAGCGGCAGGTGACCGGCGATGTCCGGCTGACCTGGGTGAGGCGCGGAAGGATCGAGGCGGACGGTTGGGACGGTAGCGAAATCCCGCTGGACGAGCCGGTGGAACGTTACCGGCTGGAGTTTCTCGACGGCGGTTCCGTCAAGCGCGCGATCGAGGTCGCCGGGCCGGTTTTCACCTATCCGGCAGCCGATGAGGTCGCCGATTTCGGCGGACCTCTGGTGAGCCTTTCGCTGCGGATCCGGCAGATGGGCCGGGCGGTTCCGCTCGGCGTTCCGTTTGAAACGGTCGTTGTGTTCTAA
- a CDS encoding response regulator transcription factor: MRILVVEDDVNLNRQLSDALKESGYVVDQAFDGEEGHYLGETEPYDAVILDIGLPVMDGITVVEKWRSGGKGMPVLMLTARDRWSDKVAGIDAGADDYVAKPFHVEEVLARVRALIRRAAGHSSSEIVCGPVRLDTKASKASVEGVALKLTSHEFRLLSYLMHHMGQVVSRTELVEHMYDQDFDRDSNTIEVFVGRLRKKLGVDLIETVRGLGYRMQAPNDAR; the protein is encoded by the coding sequence ATGCGCATTCTGGTGGTCGAAGACGACGTCAATCTCAATCGGCAGCTCTCCGACGCCCTGAAGGAGTCGGGTTATGTGGTCGATCAGGCCTTCGATGGCGAGGAAGGCCATTATCTGGGCGAAACCGAGCCTTATGACGCGGTGATCCTCGATATCGGCCTGCCGGTCATGGACGGCATCACCGTCGTCGAGAAATGGCGTTCCGGAGGCAAGGGCATGCCGGTTCTGATGCTGACCGCCCGCGACCGCTGGAGCGACAAGGTGGCAGGCATCGATGCCGGTGCCGACGACTATGTCGCAAAGCCCTTTCATGTGGAGGAAGTGCTGGCCCGTGTTCGGGCGCTGATCCGCCGGGCGGCGGGGCATTCATCCTCCGAAATCGTCTGCGGGCCCGTGCGGCTCGACACCAAGGCTTCCAAGGCGAGCGTCGAAGGCGTCGCCCTGAAGCTCACCTCGCACGAATTCAGGCTGCTGTCCTACCTGATGCATCACATGGGGCAGGTCGTTTCCCGCACCGAGCTTGTGGAGCATATGTATGACCAGGATTTCGACCGCGATTCCAATACGATCGAAGTTTTCGTGGGCCGGCTTCGCAAGAAGCTCGGAGTCGACCTCATCGAAACGGTCCGCGGACTCGGCTACAGGATGCAAGCGCCAAACGATGCGCGTTAA
- a CDS encoding ATP-binding protein — protein MIGPRSLTARVLLLATLWSALALVVISIVISQLYRQSAERAFTDLLRAQLYNVINSITIGDDNKLAGSPQLGDLRFSQPETGWYWIIEPLGTFAATPLSSSSLGTSNISVPSILAVPFNNRYERFYPAIDAYKNHVLVAETEVVLDGDGRAARFRVSGNLAVVEEDIQAFTRSLYIALAVFGFGSLVVNGLAILYGLQPLDGARRSLERVRRGEAERLEGEFPREIMPLASDINALIESNRRIVERARMQVGNLAHSLKTPIAVLLNESRAVEKVQSDMVRSQAEGMQAQVQSYLNRARIAAQRESLLARTELEPVLERLVRVMRRLNPEKEFHLSVFPPGVALAMEQQDVEETIGNLLENAARFCETGVWITATPTSGPQSGEGETARRSWVEVSVEDDGPGLEPDQIREAMKRGRRLDESKPGAGLGLSIVREITGEYQGSVELTRGTRGGLRAQLLLPGIAKEAS, from the coding sequence ATGATCGGACCAAGATCGCTGACTGCCCGCGTGCTGCTTCTGGCCACGCTGTGGTCGGCGCTGGCCCTGGTGGTCATTTCGATCGTCATCTCGCAGCTCTACCGACAATCGGCCGAACGCGCCTTCACCGACCTCCTGCGCGCCCAGCTCTATAACGTCATCAACTCGATCACGATCGGCGACGACAACAAGCTCGCCGGCAGTCCGCAGCTCGGCGACCTGCGCTTTTCGCAGCCCGAGACCGGCTGGTACTGGATCATCGAGCCGCTCGGCACCTTTGCAGCGACGCCGCTTTCCTCCTCCTCGCTCGGCACTTCGAACATCAGCGTGCCGTCGATTCTGGCGGTGCCCTTCAACAATCGCTACGAGCGCTTCTACCCGGCCATCGACGCCTACAAGAACCATGTTCTGGTCGCCGAGACGGAGGTGGTGCTCGACGGCGATGGCCGCGCCGCGCGCTTCCGCGTCTCGGGCAATCTTGCGGTCGTCGAGGAGGATATCCAGGCCTTTACCCGCAGTCTCTATATCGCGCTTGCCGTTTTCGGTTTCGGCAGCCTGGTCGTCAACGGCCTGGCGATCCTTTACGGGCTGCAGCCACTCGACGGCGCGCGGCGCTCCCTCGAAAGGGTCCGGCGCGGCGAAGCGGAGCGGCTGGAAGGCGAGTTTCCGCGCGAGATCATGCCGCTTGCCAGCGACATCAACGCGCTGATCGAAAGCAACCGCCGCATCGTCGAGCGTGCGCGCATGCAGGTCGGCAACCTCGCCCATTCGCTGAAGACGCCGATCGCGGTTCTGCTCAACGAATCGCGCGCCGTCGAAAAGGTGCAGTCGGACATGGTGCGGTCGCAGGCGGAGGGGATGCAGGCGCAGGTGCAATCCTATCTGAACCGGGCGCGCATCGCCGCCCAGCGCGAGTCCCTGCTTGCCCGGACCGAGCTCGAGCCTGTGCTGGAACGCCTGGTCAGGGTGATGCGCCGACTCAATCCGGAAAAGGAATTCCATCTCTCGGTTTTTCCGCCGGGCGTGGCGCTTGCCATGGAACAGCAGGACGTCGAGGAGACCATCGGCAACCTGCTCGAAAATGCCGCTCGCTTCTGCGAGACCGGCGTCTGGATCACCGCGACGCCGACATCCGGCCCTCAGTCCGGCGAAGGCGAAACTGCGCGGCGCTCCTGGGTCGAGGTCTCTGTCGAGGACGACGGCCCGGGGCTGGAGCCGGATCAGATCCGCGAGGCGATGAAACGCGGCCGGCGGCTCGACGAGAGCAAGCCGGGCGCCGGGCTCGGACTTTCGATCGTGCGCGAGATCACCGGCGAGTATCAGGGCTCGGTCGAGCTGACGCGCGGGACGCGTGGTGGCCTCAGGGCGCAACTTCTGCTTCCGGGTATCGCCAAGGAAGCCTCCTGA
- a CDS encoding membrane protein, with product MRLLSLRNAVSSLVVAGLLAGCGTTSGTGPGGARGLLSPRPSPSTSYISALQGGIVGRSGATLSASDRSRALEAEYRALEGAAGGEAITWKGDDASGQVVANAPYQVGTQNCRQYRHTVTMNGRDMTARGAACRNSNGTWTPLT from the coding sequence ATGCGATTATTGAGCCTCCGAAATGCCGTTTCATCGCTTGTGGTTGCCGGCCTGCTGGCCGGCTGCGGCACGACTTCGGGAACCGGACCCGGAGGTGCGCGTGGCCTGCTTTCGCCGCGGCCTTCGCCTTCGACTTCCTATATTTCCGCTCTTCAGGGGGGCATCGTCGGACGGAGCGGCGCGACGCTTTCCGCAAGCGACCGTTCCCGCGCCCTGGAGGCGGAATATCGCGCCCTGGAAGGGGCGGCCGGCGGCGAGGCCATCACCTGGAAGGGTGACGACGCGAGCGGCCAGGTGGTCGCCAATGCTCCCTATCAGGTCGGCACCCAGAACTGCCGCCAGTATCGCCATACGGTGACCATGAATGGCCGCGACATGACGGCGCGGGGCGCTGCCTGCCGCAATTCGAACGGCACGTGGACGCCGCTCACCTGA
- the ccmI gene encoding c-type cytochrome biogenesis protein CcmI has translation MVLWIILAALTAAVAAILILPFARATKTASADRAGEVAVYRDQLAELDRDRAQGLIEPQEAEYARAEIGRRLLAAAGAGEADGIAAPKTRKHGLATAIVTLVPPVVGLCLYLALGNPGLPDQPLEARLANPGNNVALLVAKAERHLAENPDDGSGWDLLAPIYLRSMRLGDAEMAYRNAIRILGASPVRLAGLGETLVASNDGIVTEDARSVFEQAVKLDPDNPRSRFYVGLGLEQAGRAAEARAQFETIAKASPADAPWMQLVNQHIAKNGGTIVPGRDTAQVPGNPSQADVAAAETMSQGDRQAMIRGMVDSLAERLKQDPNNLEGWVRLVRSYSVLGDKPKAEAALKSGLKQFPSSGELVALANEMGLAVEGVAQ, from the coding sequence ATGGTTTTATGGATCATCCTCGCAGCTCTGACGGCGGCCGTTGCGGCAATCCTCATCCTGCCCTTCGCCCGAGCCACCAAAACAGCATCCGCTGACCGTGCCGGAGAGGTCGCCGTCTATCGTGACCAGCTGGCCGAACTGGACCGGGACCGAGCCCAGGGCCTGATCGAGCCGCAAGAGGCCGAATACGCCCGCGCGGAGATCGGCCGCCGGCTGCTGGCTGCGGCCGGTGCCGGGGAAGCCGACGGGATTGCCGCTCCGAAGACACGCAAACATGGGCTCGCCACTGCCATCGTAACGCTGGTTCCGCCCGTCGTCGGGCTCTGTCTTTACCTGGCGCTCGGTAATCCCGGGCTGCCGGATCAGCCGCTCGAAGCGCGGCTTGCCAATCCCGGCAACAATGTCGCGCTGCTGGTCGCCAAGGCCGAGCGGCATCTCGCCGAAAACCCCGATGACGGTTCCGGCTGGGACCTGCTCGCGCCGATCTATTTGCGCTCCATGCGGCTCGGTGATGCTGAAATGGCCTATCGCAACGCGATCCGCATCCTTGGGGCCAGTCCGGTCAGGCTCGCGGGGCTTGGCGAAACGCTGGTCGCATCGAATGACGGGATCGTCACCGAGGACGCGCGTTCCGTCTTCGAGCAGGCGGTGAAGCTCGATCCGGACAATCCGCGTTCCCGCTTCTATGTCGGCCTCGGCTTAGAGCAGGCGGGCAGGGCGGCAGAAGCAAGGGCGCAGTTCGAGACGATTGCAAAAGCCTCGCCCGCCGACGCGCCGTGGATGCAGCTCGTCAACCAGCATATCGCCAAGAACGGCGGCACCATCGTGCCGGGACGGGACACGGCGCAGGTTCCGGGAAATCCGAGCCAGGCGGATGTGGCGGCAGCCGAAACCATGTCGCAGGGCGATCGGCAGGCGATGATCCGCGGCATGGTCGACAGCCTTGCGGAACGGCTGAAGCAGGATCCCAATAATCTCGAGGGCTGGGTGAGGCTGGTGCGCTCCTATTCCGTGCTCGGAGATAAACCCAAGGCAGAAGCGGCGTTGAAGAGCGGCCTCAAGCAGTTCCCGTCATCAGGAGAATTGGTGGCGCTGGCCAACGAGATGGGGCTTGCCGTCGAAGGAGTGGCCCAATGA
- the ccmE gene encoding cytochrome c maturation protein CcmE produces MTRKQKRLAVIAGGMSFILVAVLLVMFAFSQSVAYFFMPADLAKADVKPGTRIRLGGLVAEGSVKRGQGSTVSFTVTDGTGNVPVTYTGILPDLFREGQGVVTEGAFDAASHGFVADSVLAKHDENYMPKEVADRLKAQGVWNEGQGKQGQANQGKPGSAKGAVTQ; encoded by the coding sequence ATGACCCGCAAACAGAAGCGGCTGGCGGTGATCGCAGGCGGCATGAGCTTCATCCTCGTCGCGGTGCTGCTCGTCATGTTCGCCTTCAGCCAGTCGGTCGCTTATTTCTTCATGCCGGCCGACCTTGCCAAGGCGGACGTCAAGCCCGGTACGCGCATCAGGCTTGGCGGGCTGGTGGCCGAAGGCTCGGTGAAGCGCGGCCAGGGCTCGACCGTGAGCTTTACCGTGACGGACGGCACCGGCAATGTGCCGGTCACCTATACGGGCATCCTGCCGGACCTGTTTCGCGAGGGCCAGGGCGTGGTGACCGAAGGCGCGTTCGATGCGGCATCGCATGGTTTTGTGGCCGACAGCGTGCTTGCCAAGCATGACGAAAACTACATGCCAAAGGAAGTCGCCGACCGGCTGAAGGCGCAGGGCGTCTGGAACGAAGGCCAGGGGAAACAGGGCCAAGCCAATCAGGGAAAACCCGGCAGTGCCAAGGGAGCGGTCACGCAATGA
- a CDS encoding heme lyase CcmF/NrfE family subunit, translated as MIIEIGHYALVLALATSLIVSVLPVIGARRGDVAMMALAPTGALVLFALVAFSFGVLTWAYVVSDFSVMNVWENSHSLMPLIYKFSGVWGNHEGSMLLWLLILVFFSALVAVFGRNLPDTLRANVLAVQAWISTAFLFFILLTSNPFLRLNPAPAEGQDLNPVLQDLGLAVHPPLLYLGYVGFSVCFSFAVAALMEGRIDAAWARWVRPWTLAAWTFLTAGIAMGSYWAYYELGWGGWWFWDPVENASFMPWLAGTALLHSALVMEKREALKIWTVLLAIMTFSLSLLGTFLVRSGVLTSVHSFATDPTRGIFILCILGIFIGGAFALFAWRAPMLKAGGIFAPISREGALVLNNLILTVATATVLTGTLYPLILETLTGEKISVGAPFFNMTFGLLMLPLLVAVPFGPVLAWKRGDLLGALQRLYAFAGLALAAGLAFFYIQNGGPVLAIFGLVLGFWGMIGAFADLWYRANFSKVGLSVGLKRLAGLPRSVFGTAIAHFGLGVTVLGIFAATTFGTETVVEMKQGASVDIGGYSLTYDGLRDAVGPNYTEQRGHFAVSRGGVQVADVWSSKRLYTARRMPTTEAGILTFGLSQLYVSLGDAMDSGGMVVRIWWKPFILCIWGGALVMMFGGFVSLSDRRLRVGAPSRKVKPVKATLEAAE; from the coding sequence ATGATCATCGAGATCGGCCATTACGCGCTTGTGCTGGCACTTGCGACCTCCCTCATCGTCTCCGTCCTGCCGGTGATCGGCGCAAGGCGCGGCGACGTGGCGATGATGGCGCTGGCGCCGACCGGCGCGCTGGTGCTGTTCGCGCTTGTCGCCTTTTCCTTCGGCGTTCTGACCTGGGCTTATGTGGTCTCGGACTTCTCGGTGATGAACGTCTGGGAGAATTCCCATTCGCTGATGCCGCTGATCTATAAATTCTCCGGCGTCTGGGGCAATCACGAAGGTTCGATGCTGCTCTGGCTGCTGATCCTCGTTTTCTTCAGCGCGCTGGTGGCGGTGTTCGGGCGGAATCTGCCCGATACGCTGCGGGCCAATGTTCTTGCCGTTCAGGCCTGGATCTCGACCGCCTTCCTGTTCTTCATCCTTTTGACTTCCAATCCGTTCCTTCGCCTCAACCCGGCGCCGGCCGAGGGGCAGGACCTCAATCCGGTGCTGCAGGATCTCGGCCTGGCGGTTCATCCGCCGCTTCTCTACCTCGGTTATGTCGGCTTTTCGGTCTGCTTCTCGTTCGCCGTCGCGGCGCTCATGGAAGGCCGCATCGATGCCGCCTGGGCCCGCTGGGTGCGGCCGTGGACGCTCGCCGCCTGGACCTTCCTGACCGCCGGCATCGCCATGGGTTCCTACTGGGCCTATTACGAGCTCGGCTGGGGCGGCTGGTGGTTCTGGGATCCGGTCGAAAACGCCTCCTTCATGCCCTGGCTCGCCGGCACGGCGCTCCTCCATTCGGCGCTGGTCATGGAAAAGCGTGAGGCCCTGAAGATCTGGACCGTGCTGCTGGCGATCATGACCTTTTCGCTGTCGCTGCTCGGAACCTTCCTAGTGCGCTCGGGCGTGCTGACCTCGGTGCATTCGTTTGCGACCGATCCGACCCGCGGCATCTTCATCCTCTGCATTCTCGGCATCTTCATCGGCGGCGCCTTCGCTCTGTTTGCCTGGCGGGCGCCGATGCTGAAGGCGGGCGGCATTTTTGCGCCGATCTCGCGCGAGGGCGCGCTGGTGCTCAACAACCTGATCCTGACGGTGGCCACCGCGACGGTGCTGACCGGCACGCTCTATCCGCTGATCCTCGAAACGCTGACCGGCGAAAAGATCTCGGTCGGCGCACCGTTTTTCAACATGACCTTCGGCCTGCTGATGTTGCCGCTGCTGGTCGCCGTGCCGTTCGGGCCGGTGCTTGCCTGGAAGCGCGGCGATCTCCTGGGCGCCCTGCAGCGGCTCTATGCCTTCGCCGGCCTGGCGCTGGCTGCAGGCCTTGCCTTCTTCTACATCCAGAACGGTGGGCCGGTTCTGGCGATCTTCGGCCTGGTGCTCGGCTTCTGGGGCATGATCGGTGCGTTCGCCGATCTCTGGTATCGCGCCAATTTTTCGAAGGTCGGGCTGTCTGTTGGGCTGAAGCGCCTGGCCGGCCTGCCGCGTTCGGTCTTCGGCACGGCGATTGCCCATTTCGGGCTCGGCGTCACGGTGCTCGGTATCTTTGCTGCGACGACTTTCGGCACCGAGACGGTGGTCGAGATGAAGCAGGGTGCTTCCGTCGATATCGGCGGTTATTCGCTGACCTATGACGGGCTGCGCGATGCGGTCGGGCCTAACTATACCGAGCAGCGCGGACATTTCGCCGTCAGCCGCGGCGGCGTCCAGGTGGCCGATGTCTGGTCGTCGAAGCGGCTCTATACGGCGCGGCGCATGCCGACGACGGAGGCCGGCATCCTCACCTTCGGGCTCAGCCAGCTCTATGTCTCGCTCGGCGACGCAATGGACAGCGGCGGCATGGTGGTGCGCATCTGGTGGAAGCCGTTCATCCTCTGCATCTGGGGCGGCGCCCTTGTGATGATGTTCGGCGGGTTCGTTTCGCTGTCGGATCGACGGTTGCGTGTGGGCGCGCCGAGCCGCAAGGTGAAACCGGTCAAGGCGACGCTGGAGGCTGCGGAGTGA
- a CDS encoding cytochrome c-type biogenesis protein, with amino-acid sequence MILALLAPLPAFAVNPDEVLTNPVLEQRARNLSAQLRCMVCQNQSIDDSNAELARDLRVLVRERLTNGDTDGQVIDYVVSRYGEFVLLKPRLSAKTIILWAMPVLLLLVGAIAILIFVRTRPSQRAVAALSAEEQARIEELLKK; translated from the coding sequence ATGATCCTGGCTCTCCTCGCCCCCCTGCCGGCCTTCGCCGTCAACCCCGACGAAGTGCTTACCAACCCCGTGCTCGAACAGCGGGCCCGAAATCTTTCGGCCCAATTGCGCTGTATGGTGTGCCAGAACCAGTCGATCGACGACTCCAATGCGGAGCTTGCCCGCGACCTGCGCGTACTGGTGCGGGAGCGGTTGACGAACGGTGATACGGACGGTCAGGTGATCGATTATGTCGTGTCTCGCTACGGCGAATTCGTGCTCCTGAAGCCGCGCCTCAGCGCCAAGACGATCATTCTCTGGGCAATGCCAGTGCTACTATTGCTGGTCGGTGCAATCGCCATTCTGATCTTCGTCCGCACCCGTCCAAGCCAACGCGCAGTTGCGGCGCTGAGTGCCGAGGAACAGGCGCGCATCGAAGAGCTTCTGAAAAAATAG